The genomic stretch TCTCCGCTTTCACCTTCGCACGTGGATTTAGGTTCCCGCATGGTGACTCGGCCCCCCAGAGTAGCTTGTCGAACTCTCCAGAGTCTCCAGACTTGCAGAGTCCGACACGATCGAATCCTCCGTCACCTTCGAGGCTACGCGGCCGCAGTGGAGCATTATCACCAACTCTCCTGGCCCACCTTCTATCCATacagggcgaggagaaggcggagacggatGTTATGCGGAGCAGATCTCAGGCCTATCGCGAGCTTTTGGCACAAGCAGCGAGTTCGTCGTCTCATAGTGAAGCAGCCGGCCCTGGGGCAGGCGTTGGCGAGAGGTTTTCTATGATGCAAAAGTACAGGGTGGGGTATCCGTCACCTTCTGATATGGCATGCCTGAAGGAGGTGGTTGTCACAGCTGCTGGCCTGTCTCAGCCCGCCTCCCCTGAAGTTCATACGCCCATGCAAATCGTCAAGCTGGGTGAAGATTCTCAGATGTACAGCGAGGTAGTCCACTTCCTTGGCCTCACCGCCTTGGTCAAGGGCTTCATGCTAATGCGGATCCAAGAGCAGCCTGGGACATTTGCGGCACCAGAGAGTGTGTACTGGCAACCAGCTTTGCATCTGGGAGAGGAAGGTGACAGAGATAGACTCGATGCCGCTGCTCTCAGAACTGCAGTCATGAAGAAATACGAGCGCGAGAGTCGGTTGCTGCCCCCAGAATACGAAAAACATGTGAGGACTGTCTTTTACGAATTTGGGCTGCAGTTTCCACTCTATATTTGCAAGCTTCAAAGGCCTGGGGAGCCGCTGGTGCTCGAATTGCAGGGGCCCGGTCCGGCGTCGGTTAACTCTCTGCTCAACATTATGATTGCTTATTCCGCCGCAGATCTACCCCTTTATCGTGTCAGACTGGATCAATTGTCAGCTGGAGCGGCAGATTACATCGCTAGGCAAATGATTCTAGAGATCGCTTCCTTCCATGCCCTCGGTTTTCTTCATATGGACATCTCTGATAGATCTTTCTTTTTCAGCACATCCGAATGCAGTGGGCGTAGCGAAACGAGACGGTTAATCTACCTGGGGAATCTGGGTAATGCTCAGAGACAAACAGGAGTAGCGGAACCATTCGTGCAGAAAGGGGCTGTTGCGTATTATGACCCACAGAACGCGTCAGTCTTCAAAACTGTACCCCAAATACGGCCACTGGTGGTTTACGATCAGAGTCGCGATGCGTGGGCCGTTGGAAAGTTGTTGTACCAGGTGCTTTGTAAAGGATCTGGCACCCCTTTCGGGTATGTTgggggcgccgcctcgcctctcgtcATCGCTAACCGAATTACAGCTGCTGCTCAAAGGAATGCCCCAATCGTCCTTGACAATTGCTTCGATCCGCTTTCGAGCCTTTTTATGAGCGAGCTTCTTGAGATCATGTCTGGATTCCTTCGCTTTGACAGTAGGGAAAGGCTGCTGCCCCTCGACGCTATCAAAACGTACCCGAGGTTATTCGATGCGTGAGAAAATATTGCTACTAGACCTGACGTTCCAGCGGTGTGCCTGGGAGAGAGCCTGTGGCAAAGCACCGGCGACTCGTTTTGTGCAACACTACAGAAACACCGCGTGGCTGTACTAGCCGATCGGGGGTGGTAGGAAGGATATATAATATTGAGTCCAGCTATCCATGAATATCTATAGTTTTGGTTTTGCGCTTGGTACATGGAAGAGGCCACTATGCGTTGGTGCTCCCTGGTAGTCGTGGAAATCATGGAGTGTCTCCATCGATGATTCATGAGTCGGCCACCGTATGACAGACGTTGAACGAGATGCCAGGGCTAGCTTTCCGGCAGATCGTGAAGGAATAATCAGTGATTTCACCTTGCTGTGCCGCGAAGCATTCGGCGAATCTGAGTGGCGTGAATTTATTTTATACAGCAACGCCATTGGAAGTCCTCTCAGTCATATGTGTGACCGAACAGTCTGTGAGCACTTCCATTTGTTTTATTCACGTCTTGTGCATACTGTTTGGTAAATCTGCATTGTCGGAGCACAAACAAGTGTCCCCTTCTTGTTCAAGCCGATTGTGGCACGGAGGGCATACGTGAGACGTGGTCTCTTCGGATCCAACAAGTCTGTACATGCAGACTTAATTGTGTGGTTTAAAGAAGACAGGTGGGTCACTGCCTGCTGTTTTTAAGCATCGATCAATCGGTAACCATAGTCGCGGCATCCGGGAGGATGGTGACGCCCTTGTGAGGAATGACTTCCTACAGGCATATGTGACGACACATGTCACTAACCCCTTCTCCCTCAGAAGTAAAGTCGGCCGCCAGCACAGCTCACGGAGAACCGGGAAATAGACATACAAATACAGATGAAGCCTGACGCAATACTGCAGGGCTACAAACTGCGAATGCGGTAGGGACATGTTGCTGTTCCAGCAGGGTCCCGAAGAAAAAGTATGGTCCTCTCACGCGCTGTGTGACAGAGCACTGACACAGATTCAGGAAAAGCCATCATATTAACATTGTAACAACGCAGGAAACCCATGGTCTCGGAAGAACGGAAAAATGTCTGGACTCTTGATTTTTCAGTCACATGGTTCCTAAACGCAAGGTCTAGTATCAGTGGCTTCTTCCTTTAGGTTGCCGATATTCGCGTCTGCCTTTTGAACCCGTACCCCCACAGGCGTATCGGTGGTGTGGCGCTGATATATAGTTGCTCACGTGAGGAGCCAACAATTCTCAGGACGATAGAACGAGAGCACTATGTGGTTTGGCTGAAGTTGAATCTAACGCAGATGCGAAGCACATAGAAGCACTACGAAGTCCTTTCTCGTGTCGCTTAAGAATTATCAGCATGAAGTGAGTCCACCATCAACGTAATAATCGTGTCTGGAAGACAGCTGGATGCAATGAGTTTTATTGCACGCCTGGGCTTTGTACTACTCCCTCCCTTAATAGTAGTTTCGCTCATTTTTTTGACAGAACCG from Besnoitia besnoiti strain Bb-Ger1 chromosome X, whole genome shotgun sequence encodes the following:
- a CDS encoding rhoptry kinase family protein ROP26 (incomplete catalytic triad) (encoded by transcript BESB_016400) — its product is MRSRSQAYRELLAQAASSSSHSEAAGPGAGVGERFSMMQKYRVGYPSPSDMACLKEVVVTAAGLSQPASPEVHTPMQIVKLGEDSQMYSEVVHFLGLTALVKGFMLMRIQEQPGTFAAPESVYWQPALHLGEEGDRDRLDAAALRTAVMKKYERESRLLPPEYEKHVRTVFYEFGLQFPLYICKLQRPGEPLVLELQGPGPASVNSLLNIMIAYSAADLPLYRVRLDQLSAGAADYIARQMILEIASFHALGFLHMDISDRSFFFSTSECSGRSETRRLIYLGNLGNAQRQTGVAEPFVQKGAVAYYDPQNASVFKTVPQIRPLVVYDQSRDAWAVGKLLYQVLCKGSGTPFGYVGGAASPLVIANRITAAAQRNAPIVLDNCFDPLSSLFMSELLEIMSGFLRFDSRERLLPLDAIKTYPRLFDA